From Streptomyces sp. NBC_00683, one genomic window encodes:
- a CDS encoding PucR family transcriptional regulator produces the protein MNQIDTGLPVRRPPLTYRLPLLLDESPKEDAGRVLRHAAELLRPRLPAFVESALAQLRNTSAYYGNPLLAPNDLGESVHTAMECFVGGMIEPYRTSESGEYAWLIGDRRAQEGVPLQALLHGYRVGGTEIWDTLVALVMQDCPDQGHLMAFAANDVWGRADRDTALAVEAYRRSSDRLPDDDGRKQLPLLKVLLRGYTEETRVSAMAVALGLPLRARYAVVLLRGPSAERPATAPTREVRDGMELHWCPQEDGLTVVARLDEASVEDLASVIPVGPGMRGGISTVVSGLMELGRARELAELALNTCAADGELARLADRLPGAFVLTRPDLAQDFALQVLGPVLDSDAGERDHLLATLAAWLDCHGSTEEARKRLYCHRNTVINRLRRLERLTGRLLSRPRDVVDLSFALESHRLTLQDN, from the coding sequence ATGAACCAGATTGATACCGGACTGCCGGTCCGCCGCCCGCCCCTGACGTACCGGCTGCCCCTCCTCCTCGACGAGTCCCCGAAGGAGGATGCCGGGCGTGTGCTGCGTCACGCGGCCGAGCTGCTCCGGCCTCGACTCCCGGCCTTCGTCGAATCCGCTCTGGCACAGCTGCGAAACACCAGCGCGTACTACGGGAACCCGCTCCTGGCCCCCAACGATCTGGGAGAGTCCGTCCACACCGCGATGGAGTGCTTCGTCGGCGGGATGATCGAGCCCTACCGCACGTCCGAGTCCGGTGAGTACGCCTGGCTCATCGGTGACAGGAGGGCGCAGGAGGGCGTCCCGCTCCAGGCCCTTCTGCACGGCTACCGCGTGGGCGGCACAGAGATCTGGGACACACTCGTGGCCCTGGTCATGCAGGACTGCCCGGATCAGGGACATCTCATGGCGTTTGCCGCCAACGACGTGTGGGGCCGGGCCGACCGGGACACCGCGCTGGCGGTCGAGGCGTACCGCCGGTCCTCCGACAGACTGCCCGACGACGACGGCCGCAAGCAGCTTCCGCTGCTGAAGGTGCTGTTGCGCGGCTACACCGAGGAGACCCGCGTGTCCGCCATGGCTGTCGCCCTCGGGCTGCCGCTGCGGGCACGCTACGCGGTGGTGCTCCTGCGTGGCCCTTCTGCGGAGCGTCCCGCCACGGCGCCGACACGCGAAGTGCGCGACGGGATGGAACTCCACTGGTGCCCTCAGGAGGACGGCCTGACTGTGGTGGCACGGCTCGACGAAGCCTCTGTCGAGGACCTCGCGTCGGTGATCCCCGTCGGCCCCGGCATGCGCGGTGGAATCAGTACGGTCGTATCCGGCCTCATGGAGCTCGGTCGAGCGCGGGAGCTGGCCGAGCTCGCCCTGAACACGTGCGCGGCGGACGGTGAACTCGCCCGGCTCGCGGACCGGCTGCCCGGCGCCTTCGTCCTCACGCGGCCCGACCTGGCGCAGGACTTTGCGCTCCAGGTGCTCGGACCCGTGCTCGATTCGGATGCGGGGGAGCGCGATCACCTGCTGGCCACCCTGGCGGCCTGGCTCGACTGCCATGGCTCGACGGAAGAGGCGCGCAAGCGGCTCTACTGTCACCGGAACACGGTAATCAACCGGTTGCGCCGGTTGGAGCGGCTCACCGGCCGCCTGCTGTCGCGACCGCGCGACGTGGTCGACCTGTCGTTCGCGCTCGAGTCCCACCGCCTTACCCTGCAGGACAACTGA
- a CDS encoding esterase/lipase family protein, whose amino-acid sequence MNSRWKTPRRWRLSAVPAVLAGVLAAALLAPSSEAAAVAGPSLETPVATLDAALNCPSSFLHPDREPVLLVHGTSSTDDESWGWGYAPALRGDGYDVCGVTLPNRSMGDIQVASEYVVRAIDRINAATGRKVDVLGHSQGNMQIRWALKWWPDLQGKVDDAVFLANPGHGIGGGNLLCVSPCAPALHQFGVGSNFLAALNQGDETPGAVSYTNVYSIVDEAIVPVTTAPLSGATNISMQSVCPGRTVTHFSFLYDAVAYKLVLDALSRSGTASPSRLPLGKCVDVNLPGVLPSEATAATAVAAANLSAEVLNATKVDSEPPLRAYAQS is encoded by the coding sequence GTGAACAGTCGGTGGAAGACCCCCCGGCGCTGGAGATTGAGTGCCGTCCCCGCCGTCCTGGCGGGCGTGCTCGCCGCTGCCCTGCTGGCCCCCTCCTCGGAGGCGGCCGCGGTCGCCGGGCCCTCGCTGGAAACCCCTGTCGCCACGCTCGACGCGGCTCTCAACTGCCCCAGCTCGTTCCTCCATCCGGACCGCGAGCCCGTGTTGCTGGTCCACGGCACCAGCTCCACCGACGACGAGTCCTGGGGGTGGGGCTACGCCCCCGCCCTGCGCGGCGACGGGTACGACGTCTGCGGCGTGACCCTGCCGAACAGGTCGATGGGCGACATCCAGGTGGCGTCCGAGTACGTCGTCCGGGCGATCGACAGGATCAACGCCGCGACCGGTCGCAAGGTCGATGTTCTCGGCCACAGCCAGGGGAACATGCAGATTCGCTGGGCGCTCAAGTGGTGGCCCGATCTCCAGGGCAAGGTGGACGACGCGGTCTTCCTCGCCAACCCCGGCCATGGCATCGGGGGCGGCAATCTCCTCTGCGTCTCCCCGTGCGCGCCGGCGCTGCACCAGTTCGGCGTCGGCTCGAACTTCCTTGCCGCGCTCAACCAGGGCGACGAGACCCCCGGGGCCGTCTCGTACACCAACGTCTACAGCATCGTCGACGAAGCCATCGTCCCGGTCACGACCGCGCCGCTGAGCGGTGCCACCAACATCTCTATGCAGAGCGTGTGTCCGGGCCGGACCGTCACCCACTTCAGCTTCCTGTACGACGCCGTCGCCTACAAACTGGTCCTGGACGCGCTCTCGCGTTCCGGCACGGCCAGTCCGAGCCGGCTGCCGCTAGGCAAGTGCGTCGACGTCAACCTTCCCGGCGTGCTGCCCTCCGAGGCAACGGCGGCCACGGCGGTCGCCGCAGCGAATCTGAGCGCGGAAGTCCTCAACGCCACCAAGGTGGACTCCGAGCCCCCGCTGCGGGCCTACGCCCAGTCCTGA
- a CDS encoding acyl-CoA dehydrogenase family protein translates to MRRSVFNEDHEAFRETIRDFISKEVAPEFHEWEQAGHAPRDFYYKLGELGVFGMEVPKEYGGAGETSIKYEAVIIEENARAAVTFGSAGVHTGLCLGYLMRYASEEQKHRWLAPFMSGETMYAIAMTEPGTGSDLAGMKTRAELSEDGTHYVLNGAKTFITGGVQADRVLVVCRTSPAPAENRRLGLSILVVDAHAAGYSVGRKLEKIGMKSSDTAELAFVDVKVPVEDILGEEGQAFRYLSENLVKERLVIGIGAAATARAAIGFAIDYTKQRQVFGKPVASFQNTKFVLAECAAELEALQAMTDRAMDLYDEGDLTPADASKLKLFGTETAGRIIDKCLQLHGGYGYMLEYPIARLYASTRVSRIYGGTNEVQKTVIAKDLGL, encoded by the coding sequence ATGCGTCGAAGCGTGTTCAACGAGGACCACGAGGCGTTCCGGGAGACGATCCGGGACTTCATCTCCAAGGAGGTCGCGCCGGAGTTCCACGAGTGGGAGCAGGCCGGGCACGCGCCGCGGGACTTCTACTACAAGCTCGGTGAACTGGGCGTCTTCGGCATGGAGGTGCCGAAGGAATACGGCGGCGCCGGCGAGACCAGCATCAAGTACGAGGCCGTGATCATCGAGGAGAACGCCCGTGCGGCCGTCACCTTCGGTTCCGCGGGCGTCCACACGGGCCTGTGCCTGGGATACCTCATGCGGTACGCCTCCGAGGAGCAGAAGCACCGCTGGCTGGCGCCGTTCATGAGCGGCGAGACCATGTACGCCATCGCGATGACCGAGCCCGGTACGGGCTCGGACCTGGCGGGCATGAAGACCCGCGCCGAGCTGTCGGAGGACGGCACGCACTACGTCCTCAACGGTGCCAAGACGTTCATCACCGGCGGAGTCCAGGCCGACCGGGTGCTGGTCGTGTGCCGGACCTCACCGGCGCCTGCGGAGAACCGCCGTCTCGGCCTGTCGATCCTGGTCGTCGACGCCCATGCCGCCGGATACTCGGTCGGCCGCAAGCTCGAGAAGATCGGCATGAAGTCCTCCGACACCGCCGAGCTGGCCTTCGTCGACGTCAAGGTTCCCGTGGAGGACATCCTCGGTGAGGAGGGCCAGGCGTTCCGCTACCTCTCGGAGAACCTGGTCAAGGAGCGTCTGGTCATCGGTATCGGTGCCGCCGCCACCGCACGCGCCGCCATCGGCTTCGCCATCGACTACACCAAGCAGCGGCAGGTCTTCGGCAAGCCCGTGGCGTCCTTCCAGAACACCAAGTTCGTCCTCGCCGAGTGCGCCGCCGAACTGGAGGCCCTGCAGGCGATGACCGACCGGGCCATGGACCTCTACGACGAGGGCGACCTCACTCCCGCAGACGCCTCCAAGCTGAAGCTCTTCGGCACCGAGACGGCCGGCCGGATCATCGACAAGTGCCTCCAGCTGCACGGCGGCTACGGCTACATGCTCGAGTACCCCATCGCCCGCCTGTACGCCTCGACCCGGGTCTCCCGCATCTACGGCGGCACCAACGAGGTACAGAAGACGGTCATCGCCAAGGATCTCGGCCTGTAG
- a CDS encoding acetyl/propionyl/methylcrotonyl-CoA carboxylase subunit alpha codes for MKKILIANRGEIAVRVARACQDAGIASVAVYADPDRDALHVRAADEAFALGGDTPAASYLDMGKVLQAAKDSGADAIHPGYGFLSENAEFAQAVLDAGLTWIGPPPQAIRDLGDKVAARHIAQRAGAPLVAGTPDPVSGSDEVVAFAEQNGLPIAIKAAFGGGGRGLKVARTLEEIPELYDSAVREAVAAFGRGECFVERYLDKPRHVETQCLADSHGNVVVVSTRDCSLQRRHQKLVEEAPAPFLSEAQNAELYAASKAILKEAGYVGAGTVEFLVGTDGTISFLEVNTRLQVEHPVTEEVTGLDLVREMFRIADGEELGYGDPAVRGHSFEFRINGEDPGRGFLPAPGTVTTFSPPSGPGVRLDAGVESGSVIGPAWDSLLAKLIVTGATREQALQRAARALREFTVEGMATAIPFHRAVVADPAFTSDPFRVHTRWIETEFVNDIPAFAVPADTEADEESGRETVVVEVGGKRLEVSLPSSLGMSLARTGLAAGAKPKRRAAKKAGSAASGDTLASPMQGTIVKIAVEEGQEVKEGDLIVVLEAMKMEQPLNAHRSGTVKGLAAEVGSSVSSGAMICEIKD; via the coding sequence CTGAAGAAGATCCTCATCGCCAACCGTGGCGAAATCGCTGTCCGCGTTGCTCGGGCGTGCCAGGATGCCGGAATCGCGAGCGTAGCCGTCTACGCCGATCCGGACCGGGATGCTCTGCATGTCCGCGCGGCCGACGAGGCGTTCGCTCTGGGCGGTGACACCCCGGCCGCCAGCTACCTGGACATGGGCAAGGTCCTCCAGGCGGCCAAGGACTCCGGGGCCGACGCGATCCACCCCGGCTACGGCTTCCTCTCGGAGAACGCCGAGTTCGCCCAGGCCGTCCTGGACGCCGGCCTGACCTGGATCGGCCCGCCCCCGCAGGCCATCCGCGACCTCGGTGACAAGGTCGCCGCCCGGCACATCGCCCAGCGCGCCGGCGCCCCCCTCGTCGCCGGCACCCCCGACCCGGTCTCCGGCTCGGACGAGGTCGTCGCGTTCGCCGAGCAGAACGGCCTCCCGATCGCGATCAAGGCCGCCTTCGGCGGCGGCGGCCGCGGCCTCAAGGTCGCCCGCACCCTCGAAGAGATCCCCGAGCTCTACGACTCCGCCGTCCGCGAGGCCGTCGCCGCGTTCGGCCGCGGCGAGTGCTTCGTCGAGCGCTACCTCGACAAGCCCCGCCACGTGGAGACCCAGTGCCTGGCCGACTCCCACGGCAACGTGGTCGTCGTCTCCACCCGCGACTGCTCCCTGCAGCGCCGCCACCAGAAACTCGTCGAGGAAGCCCCCGCACCGTTCCTCTCCGAGGCACAGAACGCCGAGCTGTACGCCGCGTCGAAGGCCATCCTCAAGGAAGCCGGCTACGTCGGCGCCGGCACCGTCGAGTTCCTCGTCGGCACGGACGGCACCATCTCCTTCCTCGAGGTCAACACCCGCCTCCAGGTCGAGCACCCGGTCACCGAGGAGGTCACCGGCCTCGACCTCGTCCGCGAGATGTTCCGCATCGCCGACGGCGAGGAGCTCGGCTACGGCGACCCCGCCGTGCGCGGCCACTCCTTCGAGTTCCGGATCAACGGCGAGGACCCGGGCCGCGGCTTCCTGCCCGCCCCCGGCACCGTCACCACCTTCAGCCCGCCCTCCGGCCCCGGTGTCCGCCTCGACGCGGGCGTCGAGTCCGGCAGCGTCATCGGCCCCGCCTGGGACTCCCTCCTCGCCAAGCTCATCGTGACCGGTGCTACGCGTGAGCAGGCACTCCAGCGCGCAGCCCGCGCCCTGCGCGAGTTCACCGTCGAGGGCATGGCCACCGCCATCCCCTTCCACCGTGCCGTCGTCGCCGACCCGGCATTCACCTCCGACCCGTTCCGCGTCCACACCCGGTGGATCGAGACGGAGTTCGTCAACGACATCCCCGCCTTCGCCGTCCCCGCCGACACCGAAGCGGACGAGGAGTCGGGCCGCGAGACCGTCGTCGTCGAGGTCGGCGGCAAGCGCCTCGAGGTCTCCCTGCCCTCCTCGCTCGGCATGAGCCTGGCCCGCACCGGCCTCGCCGCCGGCGCCAAGCCCAAGCGCCGCGCCGCGAAGAAGGCCGGCTCCGCCGCCTCCGGCGACACCCTCGCCTCGCCCATGCAGGGCACCATCGTCAAGATCGCCGTCGAGGAGGGCCAGGAAGTCAAGGAAGGCGACCTCATCGTCGTCCTCGAAGCGATGAAGATGGAACAGCCCCTCAACGCCCACCGCTCCGGCACCGTCAAGGGCCTCGCCGCCGAGGTCGGCAGCTCCGTCTCCTCCGGCGCCATGATCTGCGAGATCAAGGACTGA
- a CDS encoding TetR/AcrR family transcriptional regulator translates to MTTKTDRPVRRSRDRKAQILTAALECFHRSGYHATGMEDIAAAVGITAGGLYRHFRGKQELLRRVMLDGLDLLAAAMEEAHGLDDLLRATARFTLDHRPLPLLLDRETRNLDDEARDRVLRHHDAHADTIAAAIRESRPELDEDQALLLAWCALGVLVSPSYHHRDLPRPRFEDVLCTQASAVCRSHAVPSGAADETPRRPGIGLTPASRREALLAAAIPLFKARGFQVVSMEEIGAAAGIAGPSIYNHFSSKAEILAAALHRESEVLHFSLARELTESHTPAEALHRVLRIYAALCGTRISAMPLMVGELVHLSAEQRQSAFQSQVAFLAECLSLLRACRPELDEDEGRVMLGSVLTMVLILYRLPSSVRRLATPTVVAAVAMDSLGIGDAV, encoded by the coding sequence GTGACGACCAAGACGGACCGCCCTGTGCGCCGCTCCCGCGACCGGAAGGCGCAGATCCTCACGGCGGCCCTGGAGTGCTTCCACCGTTCCGGGTATCACGCCACCGGCATGGAGGACATCGCCGCAGCCGTCGGGATCACCGCGGGAGGGCTGTACCGCCACTTCCGAGGCAAGCAGGAGCTCCTGCGCCGGGTCATGCTCGACGGACTTGACCTTCTCGCGGCGGCGATGGAAGAGGCGCACGGGCTCGACGATCTCCTCAGGGCCACCGCGCGGTTCACGCTCGATCACCGGCCGCTGCCGTTGTTGCTGGACCGTGAGACGCGGAACCTGGACGACGAGGCCCGCGACCGCGTCCTCCGCCATCACGACGCGCACGCGGACACGATCGCCGCGGCCATTCGGGAGTCGCGTCCGGAACTGGACGAGGACCAGGCGCTGCTTCTGGCCTGGTGCGCCCTGGGTGTCCTCGTGAGCCCGTCTTACCACCATCGCGATCTGCCGCGCCCGCGCTTCGAGGACGTGCTGTGCACGCAGGCGTCGGCAGTCTGCCGGTCACATGCCGTTCCTTCCGGTGCGGCGGACGAGACCCCGCGTCGGCCGGGCATCGGTCTCACACCCGCCTCGCGTCGCGAAGCGCTGCTGGCCGCGGCGATCCCGCTGTTCAAGGCGCGTGGTTTCCAGGTGGTCAGCATGGAGGAGATCGGAGCGGCGGCCGGAATCGCCGGTCCGAGCATCTACAACCACTTCTCCAGCAAGGCGGAGATCCTGGCGGCGGCCCTGCACCGCGAGTCCGAGGTCCTGCACTTCTCACTCGCCCGGGAACTCACGGAGAGCCACACACCCGCCGAGGCGCTCCACCGCGTGCTGCGCATCTACGCGGCCCTCTGCGGTACGAGGATCAGCGCCATGCCGCTCATGGTGGGCGAGCTGGTCCACCTCTCCGCCGAGCAGCGCCAGAGCGCTTTTCAGAGTCAGGTGGCATTCCTCGCCGAGTGCCTCTCGCTGCTGCGGGCCTGTCGTCCCGAGCTCGACGAGGACGAAGGGCGCGTGATGCTCGGTTCCGTGCTGACCATGGTTCTCATCCTGTACCGGCTGCCCTCCTCGGTCCGCCGCCTCGCCACCCCCACGGTCGTGGCGGCCGTGGCGATGGACTCCTTGGGCATAGGCGACGCGGTCTGA
- a CDS encoding acyl-CoA carboxylase subunit beta, with the protein MNDIDSIDMRTTAGKIADLGRRIGEATHAGSERAVEKQHAKGKLTARERVELLLDEDSFVELDEFARHRSTNFGMERNRPYGDGVVTGYGTVDARPVAVFSQDFTVFGGALGETYGQKIIKVMDFALKTGCPVIGINDSGGARIQEGVSALGMYGEIFRRNTHASGVIPQISLIVGPCAGGAVYSPAITDFTVMVDQTSHMFITGPDVIKTVTGEDVGFEELGGARTHNSTSGVAHQLAGDEKDAIEYVKSLLSYLPSNNLSEPPAFPEVAETEVTDEDRELDTLIPDSANQPYDMRQVIEHVVDEGEFLETQALFAPNILTGFGRVEGYPVGIVANQPMQFAGCLDINASEKAARFVRTCDAFNVPVLTFVDVPGFLPGVDQEYGGIIRRGAKLIYAYAEATVPLITVITRKAFGGAYDVMGSKHLGADLNLAWPTAQIAVMGAQGAVNILHRRTIAAADDQEAERARLMQEYEDALLNPYTAAERGYIDGVVMPSDTRPQVVKALRQLRTKRESLPPKKHGNIPL; encoded by the coding sequence ATGAACGACATCGACAGTATCGACATGCGCACGACCGCGGGCAAGATCGCGGACCTCGGGCGCCGCATCGGCGAGGCCACCCACGCCGGCTCGGAGCGCGCGGTGGAAAAGCAGCACGCCAAGGGCAAGTTGACCGCCCGAGAGCGCGTCGAGCTCCTGCTCGACGAAGACTCTTTCGTGGAGCTGGACGAGTTCGCACGGCACCGGTCGACGAACTTCGGCATGGAGAGGAACCGCCCCTACGGCGATGGCGTCGTCACCGGCTACGGCACGGTCGACGCCCGCCCGGTCGCCGTCTTCTCGCAGGACTTCACGGTCTTCGGCGGCGCGCTGGGTGAGACCTACGGCCAGAAGATCATCAAGGTGATGGACTTCGCCCTCAAGACGGGCTGCCCGGTCATCGGCATCAACGACTCCGGCGGCGCCCGTATCCAGGAGGGTGTGAGCGCTCTGGGCATGTACGGCGAGATCTTCCGCCGCAACACCCATGCCTCCGGCGTGATCCCGCAGATCTCCCTCATCGTGGGTCCGTGCGCGGGCGGCGCGGTGTACTCCCCCGCGATCACCGACTTCACGGTCATGGTCGACCAGACCTCGCACATGTTCATCACCGGGCCCGACGTCATCAAGACCGTCACCGGCGAGGACGTCGGCTTCGAGGAACTGGGCGGCGCCCGGACCCACAACTCGACCTCGGGCGTGGCGCACCAACTGGCGGGGGACGAGAAGGACGCCATCGAGTACGTCAAGTCCCTGCTGTCCTACCTCCCGTCCAACAACCTCTCCGAGCCACCGGCCTTCCCGGAGGTCGCGGAGACGGAGGTGACCGACGAGGACCGGGAGCTCGACACTCTGATTCCCGACTCGGCGAACCAGCCGTACGACATGCGCCAGGTCATCGAGCACGTCGTGGACGAGGGCGAGTTCCTGGAGACGCAGGCGCTGTTCGCGCCGAACATCCTGACCGGCTTCGGCCGCGTCGAGGGCTACCCCGTCGGCATCGTCGCCAACCAGCCGATGCAGTTCGCCGGCTGTCTGGACATCAACGCCAGCGAGAAGGCCGCGCGCTTCGTCCGTACGTGCGACGCGTTCAACGTGCCGGTCCTGACCTTCGTGGACGTCCCCGGCTTCCTGCCGGGCGTCGACCAGGAGTACGGCGGCATCATCCGCCGCGGCGCCAAGCTGATCTACGCGTACGCCGAGGCGACCGTCCCGCTGATCACGGTCATCACCCGCAAGGCCTTCGGCGGCGCCTACGACGTCATGGGGTCCAAGCACCTGGGCGCCGACCTCAACCTGGCCTGGCCGACCGCGCAGATCGCGGTCATGGGCGCGCAGGGCGCGGTCAACATCCTGCACCGCCGGACCATCGCCGCCGCCGACGACCAGGAAGCCGAGCGGGCACGGCTCATGCAGGAGTACGAGGACGCCCTGCTCAATCCCTACACGGCGGCAGAGCGCGGTTACATCGACGGTGTGGTCATGCCGTCGGACACGCGCCCGCAGGTCGTGAAGGCGTTGCGTCAGCTGCGTACCAAGCGTGAGTCGCTGCCTCCGAAGAAGCACGGCAACATCCCGCTGTGA
- a CDS encoding acyl-CoA mutase large subunit family protein: protein MSAVARSESDLPIQPLYDGAALNGFDAGARLGAPGQFPFTRGVYPSMYTGRPWTMRQYAGFGTAKESNERYHELVGAGTGGLSVAFDLPTQMGYDSDEAVAQGEVGKVGVAIDSIDDIRTLFQGLPLDKVSTSMTINAPASTLLLMYQLVAAEQGIAGNQLTGTIQNDVLKEYIARGTYIYPPKQSLRLISDIFSYCHRELPRWNTISISGYHMAEAGATPAQEIAFTLANAKEYVRTAISAGLDVDDFAPRLSFFFVARTTLLEEIAKFRAARRIWARIMRDEFHAKNPKSQMLRFHTQTAGVQLTAQQPEVNLVRVALQGLGAVLGGTQSLHTNSYDEAIALPTQKAARLALRTQQIIAYETDVTKTVDPFAGSYVMESMTDDLEAAAMELIHAVEDRGGAVAAIEQGFQKSEIERSAYRVALEIDNAERTVVGVNKFALDEEEPYEPLRVDPRIEADQCDRLEALRKERDNDGVRRALDELRAAARGTDNVLPTMREALKLRATGGEISHALRDVWGAHVPVETF from the coding sequence GTGAGTGCCGTGGCGCGGAGCGAATCCGACCTGCCGATCCAGCCGCTCTACGACGGGGCAGCGCTGAACGGCTTCGACGCGGGCGCCAGGCTGGGCGCTCCCGGGCAGTTCCCGTTCACCCGAGGCGTGTACCCGTCGATGTACACGGGCCGCCCCTGGACGATGCGGCAGTACGCCGGTTTCGGCACTGCCAAGGAGTCCAACGAGCGCTACCACGAGCTGGTCGGCGCCGGCACGGGCGGACTGAGCGTGGCCTTCGACCTGCCGACGCAGATGGGCTACGACTCGGACGAGGCGGTCGCCCAGGGTGAGGTCGGAAAGGTGGGTGTGGCGATCGACTCGATCGACGACATACGGACGCTGTTCCAGGGCCTTCCGCTGGACAAGGTCTCGACCTCGATGACGATCAACGCGCCCGCGTCGACGCTTCTGCTGATGTACCAGCTGGTCGCGGCCGAGCAGGGCATCGCCGGGAACCAGCTGACCGGCACGATCCAGAACGACGTGCTCAAGGAGTACATAGCCCGGGGTACGTACATCTATCCCCCGAAGCAGTCGCTGCGGCTGATCAGCGACATCTTCTCGTACTGCCACCGGGAGCTCCCCCGCTGGAACACCATCTCCATCTCGGGCTACCACATGGCCGAGGCCGGAGCGACGCCCGCGCAGGAGATCGCGTTCACCCTCGCCAACGCCAAGGAGTACGTACGCACCGCGATCAGCGCGGGACTGGACGTCGACGACTTCGCACCACGCCTGTCGTTCTTCTTCGTCGCACGTACGACCCTGCTCGAGGAGATCGCCAAGTTCCGTGCGGCCCGCCGGATATGGGCACGGATCATGCGCGACGAGTTCCATGCGAAGAACCCCAAGTCGCAGATGCTCCGCTTCCACACGCAGACCGCCGGCGTGCAGCTCACGGCCCAGCAGCCCGAGGTGAACCTCGTCCGGGTCGCCCTGCAGGGCCTCGGCGCGGTGCTCGGCGGGACGCAGTCCCTGCACACGAACTCGTACGACGAGGCCATCGCCCTGCCCACCCAGAAGGCGGCACGGCTCGCGCTGCGCACCCAGCAGATCATCGCGTACGAGACCGACGTCACCAAGACGGTCGACCCCTTCGCCGGGTCCTACGTCATGGAGTCGATGACCGACGATCTCGAAGCGGCGGCCATGGAGTTGATCCATGCCGTCGAGGACCGGGGCGGCGCCGTCGCGGCCATCGAGCAGGGCTTCCAGAAGTCGGAGATCGAGCGCTCCGCCTACCGGGTGGCCCTGGAGATCGACAACGCCGAGCGGACCGTCGTCGGGGTCAACAAGTTCGCACTCGACGAGGAGGAGCCCTACGAGCCCCTGCGGGTGGATCCCCGGATCGAGGCAGACCAGTGCGATCGCCTCGAAGCCCTGCGCAAGGAGCGCGACAACGACGGGGTCCGGCGTGCGCTCGACGAACTCCGCGCCGCGGCACGCGGCACCGACAACGTCCTGCCCACGATGCGCGAAGCGTTGAAGCTCCGTGCCACGGGCGGCGAGATCTCGCACGCCCTCCGCGACGTCTGGGGCGCCCACGTCCCCGTCGAAACCTTCTGA
- a CDS encoding cobalamin B12-binding domain-containing protein → MNTRHQPMRRAAPAPRARVVIAKPGLDGHDRGAKVIARALRDAGHEVIYTGLHQTPEQITATVIAEDAPILGLSVLSGAHLTIVEKVIGLLAQHDAADTRVLVGGIIPEADALALRSMGVDAVFTPGADIGAIVETVNRLSPAPHNEKALEPAC, encoded by the coding sequence ATGAACACCCGGCATCAGCCGATGCGTCGGGCCGCCCCGGCGCCGCGCGCCCGCGTCGTGATCGCCAAGCCCGGACTCGACGGCCATGACCGTGGGGCCAAGGTCATCGCCCGGGCGCTGCGTGACGCAGGCCACGAGGTGATCTACACCGGGCTGCACCAGACCCCGGAGCAGATCACCGCCACCGTCATTGCCGAGGACGCCCCGATTCTGGGACTGTCCGTCCTCTCGGGCGCCCACCTGACGATCGTCGAGAAGGTGATCGGCCTCCTCGCGCAGCATGACGCGGCCGACACCCGCGTTCTCGTCGGCGGCATCATCCCCGAGGCGGACGCCCTCGCCCTGCGGAGCATGGGCGTCGACGCCGTGTTCACCCCCGGCGCGGACATCGGCGCAATCGTCGAGACCGTCAACCGGCTCAGCCCCGCGCCCCACAACGAGAAAGCTTTGGAACCGGCATGCTGA
- a CDS encoding acyl-CoA carboxylase epsilon subunit, with translation MTSQAPRPALEVRSGAPSPEELAALVAALAAVRTAVSAPVARPTRGWASPHPVLRTPYLPGPGAWRASARRH, from the coding sequence ATGACGAGCCAAGCGCCACGGCCCGCCCTGGAAGTCAGGAGTGGTGCCCCATCACCCGAGGAACTGGCCGCTCTGGTCGCGGCCCTGGCAGCTGTTCGAACGGCGGTCTCCGCCCCTGTCGCGCGTCCCACCCGTGGTTGGGCCTCGCCCCACCCCGTGCTGCGCACCCCATATCTCCCCGGCCCCGGCGCCTGGCGTGCCTCGGCACGGCGTCACTGA